One stretch of Diabrotica undecimpunctata isolate CICGRU chromosome 5, icDiaUnde3, whole genome shotgun sequence DNA includes these proteins:
- the LOC140442231 gene encoding uncharacterized protein: protein MDITAIQEMRWKGTGTLQKTLNTIYYSCHQTQHIFGLGFVVSKRVNNLIIGFDAIDHRICVLRIRGTFLNYSLINAHAPIEDKTDTEKEEFYEKLEQKYRQCPNNDAKLIIGDMNAKVGQEEIDVDIARSSDPKSDHVLIDLRHGSDILDCRNYRGANIDSDHYLIAGRIRARISNARNDKTKPKIIKFNVNKLKCTEVERNFQVCLNRKISEHLRSEVYPTVLNTNWEFMKTTLKETAEEVLCEVPKRQRNNWFDKECQRVTKEKIDAYLKMINRRTRSNVEEYRVKRREEKQKHKQKKQQQINKEFEEMENLNREHEYRKFYTG, encoded by the exons atggaCATAACAGCTATACAGGAGATGCGATGGAAAGGGACCGGTACTCTCCAGAAGACTCTGAATACCATATATTATAGCTGTCATCAAACTCAACATATCTTTGGGTTAGGCTTTGTAGTTAGCAAAAGAGTTAATAACCTAATAATAGGTTTTGACGCTATAGATCATAGAATATGTGTTCTAAGAATACGTGGAACATTTCTTAACTACAGTCTTATAAACGCACATGCCCCCATTGAGGATAAAACAGacacagaaaaagaagaattctatgagaaactagaacaaaaatataGACAGTGTCCCAATAATGACGCTAAGTTGATTATCGGAGACATGAATGCCAAGGTAGGACAAGAGGAGAT TGACGTGGACATCGCCAGATCATCAGACCCAAAATCAGATCACGTACTGATTGATTTAAGACATGGATCAGATATACTAGACTGCAGAAATTATAGAGGTGCAAATATTGACTCCGATCACTATCTCATAGCTGGACGTATCAGAGCACGTATATCAAACGCCAGGAACGATAAAACTAAaccaaaaataatcaaatttaatgttaataaattaaAGTGTACTGAAGTCGAAAGAAACTTCCAAGTATGCTTAAATCGTAAAATATCAGAACATCTCAGAAGTGAGGTATATCCCACTGTACTTAACACAAATTGGGAGTTTATGAAAACCACGCTCAAAGAGACCGCAGAGGAAGTACTGTGTGAAGTACCCAAGAGACAGCGAAACAACTGGTTTGATAAGGAATGCCAACGAGTAACGAAAGAAAAAATCGACGCGTATCTGAAAATGATCAACAGAAGGACTAGGAGTAATGTTGAAGAATATCGAGTAAAGAGACGtgaggaaaaacaaaaacacaaacagAAAAAGCAGCAACAAATCAATAAAGAGTTCGAAGAAATGGAAAACCTTAATAGGGAACACGAATACAGAAAATTTTACACAggttaa
- the LOC140442232 gene encoding uncharacterized protein, with the protein MATINPKHLKTDELTYELIIRDLEVPSTVDEKRRVLSGILSQEASDRSFSETVVPLEFEQDHNQALATLADLSSIIDEFSGSKSDYRYKCICSRLTHLSGRVSRLKTTSSTQETVKRQLRSKLLSIEGVLVEKLNLPSESTPVRVEPHTASSVVKSVPIYKWGIQKFSGKQPLIPFLEQIETLKISRNCSNDDLFLSAGDLFDGNAFTWWHNHLLKKTFQSWSDLVAALKETYLPADYERNLWEQIRSTRQSFREPVSTFISNFEALFFRLPSVVSEKDKVSEIRRGLLPDYIKALALHDIDTNVIKSHCPKMFKKRSARLFDSGQESTSLQSNVCIKPKREEHTRKKFEENFKQRTSRVTFQLPPIIKTRAETSDSNCDFNPLPIDKTPIDTTHNVSLNPANISFPLISTSDTLCRTNPLLDIRTQDNRPYISINIGSETISTLVDSGSNVSIIGSPALFLLKKLNLHLHYDISVQLTTADGNVQSTLGYVFLPVTLSGSTQKLKVLVVPSISHKMILGMDFMKLFRISLDFTNFSYSTANLSTCVVNTIVSSENLSTHQLSQLHLVVKLFKEIGPTDSIGRTHLYTHHIDTGDAKPIKQRQYPLSPAMQKILNEGVDEMLKLKVIEPLTTSTPWLSPLWLVPKKDSSYRVCFDGRKLNSITVPDSYPMPLIDSIISKVRDAKFISSIDLKQAFYQISLDDQSKLKTAFTVQNRGLFCFNVLPFGLNNSAQAMCRVMDSVIGPLLKPYVFYYLDDIIVVSPDFDCHIKILKMLFKRLKYANLTVNFEKCQFCRPSLKFLGFVVNQQGLRTDPAKVEAILEYPVPKTTTQIRRLIGLIGYYRRFLNNFASICTPISDLLKGKKKGQSIVWTPEANLAFSQIKQALTSAPVLASPDFDKHFYLACDASDTGVGGVLFQKEDGLEHPIAFYSKTLSKAQRKYTTTEKELLAILLSIEKFRCYIEGSENFTVITDHSSLQWLYSMKNPSPRIARWIMKLSCHKFTVIHRSGSLNVVADSLSRIPEQNPEISLLDLSNLKTDTWYDNMVQKVQNNPDQFPAFKVHGNVL; encoded by the exons ATGGCTACCATCAACCCTAAGCATTTGAAAACTGATGAGTTAACCTATGAGTTAATTATTAGAGATCTTGAGGTTCCTTCTACTGTCGATGAGAAAAGAAGAGTCCTTAGTGGAATTTTGTCTCAGGAAGCATCAGACAGAAGCTTCTCTGAAACAGTTGTCCCTCTTGAATTTGAGCAAGACCATAATCAGGCCTTGGCTACTCTTGCTGATTTATCTAGTATCATCGATGAATTTTCAGGTAGTAAGTCTGATTATAGGTACAAATGTATTTGttctcgtttaactcatttgtctggCCGTGTATCTCGTCTGAAGACCACTTCTTCAACGCAGGAAACAGTCAAAAGACAGTTACGGAGTAAATTATTGTCAATTGAGGGTGTGCTTGTGGAAAAACTTAATCTTCCTTCAGAATCTACTCCAGTTAGGGTAGAACCACATACTGCATCTTCAGTAGTGAAGTCTGTGCCCATTTATAAATGGGGAATTCAAAAGTTTTCCGGCAAACAGCCTTTGATTCCTTTTCTTGAACAAATTGAGACGCTTAAAATCTCCAGGAATTGTTCTAATGATGACCTGTTTCTTTCTGCAGGAGATCTGTTTGATGGCAATGCTTTCACTTGGTGGCATAATCATCTTCTTAAAAAGACATTTCAGTCATGGTCTGACTTAGTTGCCGCTTTAAAGGAAACTTATCTTCCGGCAGATTATGAGAGGAATTTGTGGGAACAAATTCGTTCTACAAGGCAATCTTTTCGAGAACCTGTATCTACATTTATCTCTAATTTTGAAGCTCTTTTCTTCCGTTTACCTTCTGTCGTTTCAGAGAAAGATAAAGTATCTGAAATTAGACGTGGTCTTTTGCCAGACTACATCAAAGCTTTGGCTTTGCACGATATAGACACT AACGTTATTAAGTCACATTGCCCCAAAATGTTCAAAAAACGAAGCGCGAGGTTGTTCGATAGTGGACAGGAATCAACCTCATTGCAGTCAAATGTCTGCATCAAACCTAAAAGGGAAGAACATACCAggaaaaaatttgaagaaaacttcaAACAAAGGACAAGCAGAGTAACATTTCAACTACCACCTATTATTAAAACGCGAGCTGAAACTTCTGATTCTAATTGTGATTTTAATCCTTTACCTATAGACAAAACTCCCATAGATACAACGCACAATGTTTCTTTAAATCCTGCGAATATTTCTTTTCCGTTAATTTCAACGTCTGATACTTTATGTAGAACTAATCCTCTTCTCGATATTCGTACACAGGATAATCGaccatatatttcaataaatattggcAGTGAAACAATATCTACACTTGTAGACTCTGGTAGTAATGTCTCTATTATTGGCTCTCCAGCCTTATTTCTTCTTAAGAAGCTGAATTTGCATCTTCACTATGATATTTCAGTACAGCTAACTACTGCTGATGGTAATGTCCAAAGTACCTTAGGTTATGTGTTTTTACCTGTTACCTTATCTGGTAGCACacaaaagttaaaagttttagtGGTTCCTTCTATCTCACATAAAATGattttaggtatggattttatGAAATTGTTTAGAATTTCTTTGGATTTCACAAATTTTTCGTATAGTACAGCTAATCTGTCAACTTGTGTTGTTAATACTATAGTAAGTTCAGAGAATTTATCCACCCATCAGCTTTCACAACTACATTTGGTAGTCAAACTGTTTAAGGAAATAGGCCCAACAGATTCTATTGGTAGAACCCACTTGTATACTCACCATATAGACACTGGTGATGCGAAACCAATTAAGCAAAGACAATATCCTCTTTCGCCTGCTATGCAGAAAATTCTCAACGAAGGAGTTGATGAGATGCTTAAGTTGAAAGTCATCGAACCATTAACAACCAGTACACCTTGGTTGTCTCCTTTGTGGTTGGTTCCGAAGAAAGATAGTTCCTATAGAGTTTGTTTTGATGGTCGAAAACTTAATTCGATAACAGTTCCTGATAGTTACCCCATGCCTTTAATAGATTCAATCATATCTAAAGTAAgagatgctaaatttatttcgtCAATCGAtttaaaacaagctttttatcaGATATCTTTGGATGATCAATCCAAATTAAAGACTGCATTTACAGTTCAAAATAGAGGTTTGTTCTGTTTTAATGTATTACCTTTTGGCTTAAATAATAGTGCACAAGCTATGTGCAGAGTTATGGATTCAGTTATAGGTCCTTTACTGAAGCcttatgttttctattatcttgATGATATTATTGTTGTTAGTCCTGACTTTGATTGTCAtatcaaaattcttaaaatgttgtTTAAGAGACTTAAATATGCAAATCTTACAGTCAATTTTGAAAAGTGTCAGTTTTGTAGACCTTCTCTTAAGTTTCTTGGTTTTGTTGTAAATCAACAAGGGTTAAGAACTGACCCAGCTAAAGTGGAAGCTATTTTGGAATATCCAGTTCCAAAAACTACTACTCAAATTCGTAGACTTATCGGATTGATAGGTTATTACCgtcgatttttgaataattttgcatCCATTTGTACTCCCATTTCTGATTTACTCAAGGGTAAAAAGAAAGGACAGTCTATTGTTTGGACTCCAGAAGCTAACTTAGCTTTCAGTCAGATTAAACAGGCACTAACATCTGCTCCTGTTCTTGCTAGTCCAGACTTTGACAAGCATTTTTATCTTGCTTGTGATGCAAGTGACACTGGTGTTGGGGGTGTATTATTTCAAAAAGAAGATGGTTTAGAGCATCCTATAGCTTTCTATAGTAAAACTCTCTCTAAAGCTCAACGTAAGTACACTACTACTGAGAAAGAACTGCTGGCTATTTTATTATCTATTGAAAAATTTAGGTGTTATATTGAAGGAAGTGAAAACTTCACTGTGATTACTGATCACTCATCCTTACAGTGGTTATATTCCATGAAAAACCCTTCTCCTAGAATTGCCAGATGGATAATGAAACTATCCTGTCACAAGTTCACTGTCATTCACCGTAGTGGTTCTTTAAATGTTGTGGCTGATTCCCTTTCTAGAATACCTGAACaaaatcctgaaatttctcttttagatttatctaATCTTAAAACAGATACTTGGTATGATAATAtggtacaaaaagtacaaaataatcCAGATCAATTTCCTGCTTTTAAAGTTCATGGTAATGTTCTTTAG